One segment of Anatilimnocola aggregata DNA contains the following:
- the rplU gene encoding 50S ribosomal protein L21, producing MYAIIADGGRQYKVEEGQVLSIDLRDGISEGAAITFDKVLAVSGNGAIKIGKPLVAGATVQAEVLVALEKGEKIYIQKFRRRKNYRKRTGHRQKYTQVKISKILA from the coding sequence ATGTACGCGATCATTGCCGACGGCGGCCGCCAATACAAAGTGGAAGAAGGCCAGGTCCTCTCGATTGACCTTCGAGACGGCATAAGTGAAGGTGCCGCAATCACTTTCGATAAGGTTCTGGCTGTCTCTGGCAACGGTGCCATTAAGATCGGCAAGCCGCTGGTCGCTGGTGCCACGGTCCAGGCCGAAGTGCTGGTCGCCCTCGAAAAAGGTGAGAAGATCTACATCCAAAAGTTCCGTCGCCGCAAGAACTATCGCAAGCGGACCGGTCACCGCCAGAAGTACACGCAAGTCAAAATCAGCAAGATCCTGGCCTAA
- a CDS encoding MarR family winged helix-turn-helix transcriptional regulator, with translation MTTPQSMPPSSDKPAAKRFDSPEQEAYLHLWRTYDRLKALEERLFQQYDLSPQQYNALRLLRAAQPDTIPTLALGARLISRAPDMTRLLDRLEERQLVERQRRPENRRVVEVGITATGIELLDKLDEQVRQCNHEQLGHLSKQSLAQLVALLAEARQPHETPDQPWP, from the coding sequence ATGACCACGCCCCAATCCATGCCGCCCAGTTCCGACAAGCCAGCTGCCAAGCGGTTCGATTCGCCCGAGCAGGAAGCCTATCTGCATCTGTGGCGAACGTACGACCGCTTGAAGGCGCTCGAAGAGCGGCTGTTTCAGCAATACGACCTGTCGCCGCAGCAATACAACGCCCTGCGACTCTTACGCGCGGCCCAGCCCGATACCATTCCCACGCTAGCCCTCGGTGCGCGGTTAATCTCTCGCGCGCCGGACATGACCCGCCTGCTCGATCGCCTCGAAGAGCGCCAGCTTGTCGAACGGCAGCGGCGACCGGAGAATCGCCGCGTGGTGGAGGTGGGCATTACCGCGACTGGCATTGAACTGCTCGACAAGCTCGACGAGCAGGTTCGTCAATGCAATCACGAACAGCTGGGACATCTCTCGAAACAGTCCCTCGCGCAGCTCGTGGCCCTGCTGGCCGAAGCGCGCCAGCCGCACGAAACGCCCGACCAGCCGTGGCCGTAA
- a CDS encoding zinc metallopeptidase, whose protein sequence is MFGFTQIELLLWTLPAIGLALLAQAWVSSAYSKGQQFSTGMTGFAAARHILDGAGLHQVAIEPVSGHMSDHYDPRDKVLRLSSDVFHGRTLTAVGIAAHEAGHAIQDAVGYVPLVIRNIAVPAAGFGSNAGAMLMLLGVIFNFKMLLLAGIVLFSGLVFFQLINLPVEFNASTRAKRLLVSEGVVHPNDMGPVNNVLNAAALTYVAATLQSVLTLLFYVMRYSSERSRG, encoded by the coding sequence ATGTTCGGATTTACTCAAATTGAGCTGTTGTTGTGGACCTTGCCGGCCATTGGTCTGGCCCTGCTCGCGCAGGCTTGGGTCAGCTCGGCTTATTCCAAAGGACAGCAGTTTAGCACCGGGATGACCGGTTTTGCTGCAGCCCGCCATATTCTGGATGGTGCCGGTTTGCACCAGGTGGCCATTGAGCCTGTCTCGGGGCATATGAGCGACCATTATGACCCGCGCGATAAAGTCCTGCGCCTCAGTAGCGACGTGTTCCACGGTCGTACGTTGACGGCGGTGGGTATCGCCGCGCACGAAGCGGGGCACGCCATTCAAGATGCCGTCGGCTATGTGCCGCTGGTGATTCGTAACATCGCGGTGCCGGCCGCAGGCTTTGGCAGCAATGCTGGCGCTATGTTGATGCTGCTTGGTGTGATTTTCAACTTCAAGATGCTGCTCCTCGCAGGCATTGTCCTGTTCAGTGGGCTCGTGTTCTTTCAGCTGATCAACCTGCCCGTGGAATTCAATGCCAGCACACGCGCCAAACGCTTGCTCGTTAGCGAAGGGGTCGTACACCCGAACGACATGGGTCCCGTAAACAACGTGCTCAATGCGGCGGCACTTACCTACGTCGCCGCCACCTTGCAGTCCGTCCTTACGCTGTTGTTCTATGTGATGCGTTACTCAAGCGAACGATCGCGCGGGTAG
- a CDS encoding HEAT repeat domain-containing protein, translated as MQAFCNDPSARGLMRPAAYLLTCLGVCLWATSAPAQEAPPAPNALIAAAEPDANGYLVLPLPKPGPGETLGAFESRKNQVKTKVMNALRAELPLGENLLLVDRYFNNFEFRTLTQSTPEALEALPKARFDFFKYYIFVCKNQETHQEMIKLTFAMMQQIAMNNFHPVVRYNAMIMIGDLNEQEVLRVGATPLLPEPYAAAIPFMVDRISDPKTPDPVRIAALVGLIRHLEWEPFRAPEKPIPAGTRTTMLSTLIKLAETKDPPAGRTVVGQQWLRRRAIEALGLAGAVTAQPNAIATIEKVLKDTSEPTSVRCAAALALGRMNVPANHKIDANELARILAQLATSSVVGEFDRLAKMDSIEKEHQAVYARLGTGIGGGGEGYGGGVGGGQVPGVDGGFGGAGQFQGEDPKAYRLDAVRKRLRYHLYCVQTGLGHPLDKAGTPPNPANRKGVQRLATVPAERKTAEEMLAGVNRLADLVEKNKIDLWQLENDMRAESKSLAGAIARAIPAPAAAPANPGAPGQPAPMGVAPTVKPAAGDEDLLGGAAPGKK; from the coding sequence ATGCAGGCGTTTTGCAACGACCCATCAGCCCGCGGGCTGATGCGACCGGCCGCTTATTTGCTCACTTGCCTGGGCGTTTGCCTGTGGGCAACGTCGGCACCCGCTCAAGAGGCTCCTCCTGCGCCGAATGCGCTGATTGCAGCCGCTGAACCAGATGCAAACGGCTATCTGGTGTTGCCCTTGCCCAAGCCGGGACCGGGCGAAACGCTGGGCGCGTTCGAATCGCGCAAGAACCAGGTCAAGACCAAGGTAATGAACGCGCTGCGGGCCGAGTTGCCGCTGGGCGAAAATCTGCTGCTGGTCGATCGCTACTTCAACAATTTTGAATTCCGCACACTCACGCAGTCGACTCCCGAAGCTCTCGAAGCACTTCCCAAGGCCCGCTTCGATTTCTTCAAGTACTACATCTTCGTATGCAAGAACCAAGAGACGCATCAGGAGATGATCAAGCTGACATTCGCCATGATGCAGCAGATTGCGATGAATAACTTTCATCCGGTCGTACGGTACAACGCCATGATCATGATCGGTGACTTGAACGAGCAGGAAGTGCTGCGAGTCGGTGCGACTCCGCTGCTGCCCGAACCGTATGCGGCCGCGATTCCGTTTATGGTCGACCGGATTAGCGACCCGAAAACACCCGACCCAGTGCGGATTGCCGCGCTCGTTGGCCTCATTCGCCACCTGGAATGGGAGCCGTTCCGCGCTCCGGAAAAGCCAATTCCAGCTGGCACGCGAACCACGATGCTCAGCACGCTCATCAAGTTGGCCGAAACGAAGGATCCACCAGCGGGACGGACGGTCGTGGGTCAACAATGGTTACGCCGCCGAGCTATCGAAGCGCTCGGCCTGGCGGGCGCAGTGACCGCTCAGCCCAACGCCATTGCGACCATTGAGAAGGTGCTGAAAGATACTTCCGAGCCAACGAGTGTCCGCTGCGCAGCCGCCCTCGCTTTGGGCCGCATGAATGTGCCGGCCAATCATAAGATCGATGCAAACGAACTCGCGCGCATTCTGGCTCAGTTGGCGACTTCGTCGGTCGTGGGCGAATTCGACCGCCTCGCCAAAATGGATTCGATCGAGAAAGAGCATCAAGCCGTTTACGCGCGACTTGGTACCGGAATTGGCGGTGGCGGTGAAGGTTATGGTGGCGGCGTAGGTGGTGGTCAAGTTCCAGGAGTTGATGGTGGCTTCGGCGGGGCCGGACAATTCCAGGGTGAAGATCCCAAAGCCTATCGTTTGGACGCGGTTCGCAAACGCCTGCGTTATCATCTTTATTGCGTACAGACCGGGCTGGGACATCCGCTCGATAAAGCAGGGACGCCACCCAATCCGGCGAATCGCAAGGGTGTACAACGCCTGGCTACAGTCCCGGCGGAACGTAAAACAGCTGAAGAAATGCTGGCGGGCGTGAATCGGCTGGCCGATCTCGTCGAGAAGAACAAGATCGACCTTTGGCAGCTCGAGAACGATATGCGGGCCGAGTCGAAATCGCTCGCAGGAGCGATCGCCCGCGCTATTCCCGCACCAGCGGCAGCGCCGGCAAACCCCGGTGCTCCCGGTCAGCCTGCACCCATGGGAGTGGCACCAACTGTGAAACCCGCTGCTGGCGACGAAGACTTGCTCGGTGGTGCTGCGCCAGGGAAGAAGTAA
- a CDS encoding TolB family protein gives MQRAYWFASLAFTVGFASALLAQPPGAGKPTAGKPADLANSIEKNFLSNTRQLTSGMTKAGEGYFSPDGQTIVYQAQPLDYPFYQIFTQPLAGGRPTRISTGRGRTTCAYFTPDGKKILFASSHLDPNITKTEDDERAQQEADKKAGVRRRYKWDFDPHTEMFEADLQGNILKQLTSTKGYDAEGAYSKDGKLIAFCSDRDGDADIYVMNSDGSDVKQLTDAPGYDGGPFISPDGKWVIFRSDRKQAEHLQLYVIGIDGKNETALTDTNGVNWGPYWHPSEPYIIWSGADHSDPTARPNYDLWLAKYEIKDGKFSLGAPTRITDFAGADVLPVFSPDGKQLMWTSTRSEDHSSQLYIADFKLPK, from the coding sequence ATGCAACGCGCTTATTGGTTTGCTTCGTTGGCCTTCACGGTCGGATTCGCGTCCGCACTCCTCGCTCAGCCGCCAGGAGCGGGCAAGCCCACTGCGGGAAAGCCCGCTGATCTGGCGAATTCGATTGAGAAGAACTTTCTTTCGAACACGCGCCAGCTAACCAGCGGCATGACGAAGGCCGGCGAAGGCTACTTCTCGCCCGACGGCCAGACGATTGTCTACCAGGCTCAGCCTCTCGACTATCCGTTCTACCAGATTTTCACGCAGCCTCTCGCCGGCGGGCGGCCGACACGCATCAGCACGGGCCGCGGCCGCACTACGTGTGCGTACTTCACCCCCGATGGCAAGAAGATCTTGTTTGCTTCGAGCCATCTCGATCCGAACATCACCAAGACCGAGGACGACGAACGGGCCCAGCAAGAGGCCGATAAGAAAGCTGGTGTGCGCCGGCGCTACAAGTGGGACTTCGATCCTCATACCGAAATGTTCGAAGCTGACCTGCAAGGCAATATCCTCAAACAGCTGACCAGCACCAAGGGCTATGATGCTGAAGGTGCGTATTCGAAAGACGGCAAGCTGATAGCCTTTTGCAGCGATCGTGATGGCGACGCTGATATTTATGTGATGAACTCCGATGGCAGCGACGTCAAACAACTGACCGATGCTCCGGGCTACGACGGCGGGCCGTTCATTTCGCCCGATGGCAAGTGGGTAATCTTTCGCAGCGATCGCAAGCAGGCCGAGCATTTGCAACTGTATGTGATCGGCATCGATGGCAAGAACGAAACGGCACTTACCGACACGAACGGTGTGAATTGGGGCCCCTATTGGCACCCGAGCGAACCCTACATCATCTGGTCGGGGGCCGATCACTCCGACCCCACTGCCCGCCCCAACTACGACCTCTGGCTGGCCAAGTACGAAATCAAAGACGGCAAGTTCTCGCTCGGCGCGCCGACGCGCATCACCGATTTCGCCGGCGCTGACGTGCTGCCGGTCTTCTCGCCCGATGGCAAGCAATTGATGTGGACCAGCACTCGCAGCGAAGACCACAGCAGTCAGCTCTACATCGCCGATTTTAAGTTACCGAAGTAA
- a CDS encoding sodium:solute symporter family transporter, whose amino-acid sequence MDETLQIQPELVQRGLDPLDYAAVVFYLLLTFGIAVWFGRKQKDTEDFFVGGRRMPWLIVGLSILATLFSTLSYIGVPGEMIKRGSALFLGYLALPFTFLVITFLWIPFFMRLKLTSAYEYLERRFSYVVRLFAAVLFVCLRLGWMGMVVYAASMALDMVKGGDTTMLPGPDLYWWIGSIGIIAAVYTAIGGIQAMLWVDVLQCILLLTGVLLTIGFVVVSDGTGPLDWMRTAASNSSDHKWPPVFTFDVTVRNTIVWTMINSFFWHICTHGSDQVVLQRYFSTPSLQAARRSYFTNVIVDFSMAGLLSLAGLALLAYFVKHPALLPGGKTAPEMADKLFPFFLGNQLPAGCAGLVISAFLCDAIQTLESGVNAITAVATKDLIPRKGLAKETDSQQLSLARVLTVFISLFVTGAAYGIAYLQVVYNLTLVDMMPKFFNMFVGPLAAMFFTGMFVPRATTRSILPAAIFGLALSIVWSWWEAIFQTSWRPTIFLSIAVPCLSTVLMAAILSFIVERGGKHSGSGFTWWAIVYGKNDVQEME is encoded by the coding sequence TTGGACGAAACGCTCCAGATACAGCCCGAACTTGTGCAACGAGGACTCGATCCGCTCGACTACGCGGCGGTCGTCTTCTATTTATTGCTCACGTTCGGCATTGCGGTTTGGTTTGGACGCAAGCAAAAAGATACCGAAGACTTTTTCGTCGGCGGGCGGCGCATGCCGTGGCTGATCGTCGGCCTCAGCATTCTCGCCACGCTCTTTTCCACCCTGTCATACATCGGTGTGCCAGGCGAAATGATCAAGCGCGGGTCGGCCCTCTTTCTCGGCTATCTCGCGCTGCCGTTCACGTTTCTGGTCATCACGTTTCTCTGGATTCCTTTCTTCATGCGGCTGAAGCTAACCAGCGCGTATGAATACCTCGAACGTCGCTTCAGCTATGTGGTTCGCCTGTTCGCCGCGGTGCTGTTTGTCTGCCTGCGACTCGGCTGGATGGGAATGGTCGTCTATGCAGCCTCAATGGCGCTCGACATGGTCAAAGGGGGCGATACGACGATGCTCCCCGGCCCCGATCTTTATTGGTGGATCGGCTCGATCGGCATTATTGCGGCCGTTTATACCGCGATTGGCGGCATTCAAGCGATGCTGTGGGTCGACGTGCTGCAATGCATTCTGCTTTTGACCGGCGTGCTACTGACGATTGGCTTCGTCGTTGTTTCCGATGGTACCGGCCCGCTCGATTGGATGCGCACAGCAGCATCTAACTCGTCCGACCACAAGTGGCCGCCGGTCTTCACGTTCGATGTCACCGTCCGCAATACGATTGTCTGGACGATGATCAACTCGTTCTTCTGGCACATCTGCACGCACGGCTCCGATCAGGTAGTGCTGCAACGTTACTTCTCGACCCCTTCGCTGCAAGCGGCAAGGCGCAGTTACTTCACCAACGTGATCGTCGATTTTTCGATGGCGGGACTCCTCTCGCTCGCCGGTCTCGCGCTCCTCGCTTATTTCGTCAAGCATCCTGCCTTGTTACCCGGCGGCAAGACGGCGCCCGAAATGGCCGACAAGTTGTTTCCGTTCTTTCTCGGCAATCAACTGCCGGCGGGCTGCGCGGGGCTCGTGATTTCGGCATTTCTGTGCGATGCAATTCAAACGCTCGAATCGGGCGTGAACGCGATCACTGCTGTTGCGACGAAAGACCTGATTCCGCGCAAAGGGCTGGCGAAAGAAACCGACTCCCAGCAATTAAGCTTAGCCCGCGTGCTGACGGTGTTCATTTCGCTGTTCGTGACTGGGGCCGCTTATGGCATCGCCTATCTGCAAGTCGTCTACAACCTGACGCTGGTCGACATGATGCCCAAGTTCTTCAACATGTTCGTCGGCCCACTGGCTGCGATGTTCTTCACAGGTATGTTCGTGCCGCGGGCCACCACGCGTTCGATTCTGCCAGCTGCCATTTTTGGGCTGGCACTCTCGATTGTCTGGAGTTGGTGGGAAGCCATCTTTCAAACCAGCTGGCGGCCGACCATCTTCCTGTCGATTGCTGTGCCCTGTCTGTCCACCGTCCTGATGGCCGCAATTCTCAGTTTTATTGTCGAGCGCGGCGGCAAGCACTCTGGCTCGGGCTTCACCTGGTGGGCCATTGTTTACGGCAAGAACGACGTGCAAGAAATGGAATGA
- the mscL gene encoding large-conductance mechanosensitive channel protein MscL: MPAAARRTNQRAHILAIHQGETAMGLLKEFRDFAMRGNVVDMAVGVIIGGAFGRIVTSLVNDVMMPPIALWQQGADFSKMGRTIGTVTKTITKDGVESQVTEAVVLKYGSLFQSIVDFTIVAICLFLVIKIMNTARKRFEEQKIEKPAEAPADIKLLTEIRDLLAAK, from the coding sequence ATGCCAGCAGCAGCCCGCCGGACGAACCAGCGGGCTCACATACTTGCCATTCATCAGGGAGAGACTGCCATGGGTTTGTTAAAAGAGTTCCGCGACTTTGCGATGCGGGGAAACGTCGTCGATATGGCCGTGGGTGTCATCATCGGCGGGGCCTTTGGCAGGATTGTGACGTCGCTGGTAAATGACGTGATGATGCCCCCCATCGCCCTGTGGCAGCAGGGAGCAGATTTCTCGAAAATGGGCCGCACAATCGGCACTGTTACCAAAACCATTACGAAAGATGGCGTCGAGTCACAAGTCACCGAGGCCGTCGTCCTCAAGTACGGCTCACTATTTCAATCGATTGTCGACTTCACCATCGTGGCCATTTGCCTGTTTCTCGTCATCAAAATTATGAACACGGCCCGTAAACGCTTCGAAGAACAAAAGATCGAAAAGCCCGCCGAAGCGCCAGCCGATATCAAATTGTTGACCGAGATTCGCGATCTGCTTGCCGCGAAGTAA
- a CDS encoding cob(I)yrinic acid a,c-diamide adenosyltransferase — protein sequence MTMKIYTKTGDDGETGLFGGPRVRKDDPRIEAYGTVDELNALLGLARCEVLPLEIEATLARVQNDLFAVGAELASPDPQAMGTAWIGDSQIAHLEQAIDAFDDRLPPLKKFILPAGNRGACTIHVARGVCRRAERCVVTLADLAGVTVSAQLIRYLNRLGDYLFVAARAANVLAGEAEIPWEKPG from the coding sequence ATGACTATGAAGATTTATACCAAGACGGGTGACGACGGCGAAACTGGCCTGTTCGGTGGCCCGCGCGTTCGCAAGGACGATCCGCGGATCGAAGCCTACGGCACTGTCGACGAACTGAATGCGCTCCTCGGACTCGCCCGCTGCGAAGTCTTGCCGCTCGAAATTGAAGCAACCCTGGCCCGCGTGCAGAACGACCTGTTTGCCGTCGGCGCTGAACTTGCCTCGCCCGATCCTCAAGCGATGGGAACCGCCTGGATCGGCGACTCGCAAATCGCGCATCTCGAACAGGCCATCGACGCCTTCGACGATCGCCTGCCCCCGCTCAAGAAGTTCATCTTGCCAGCCGGCAATCGCGGCGCTTGCACCATTCACGTCGCCCGCGGCGTCTGCCGCCGCGCCGAACGCTGCGTCGTCACCCTCGCCGACCTCGCTGGCGTTACCGTCTCCGCTCAACTCATCCGCTACCTCAACCGCCTCGGCGACTATCTCTTCGTCGCCGCCCGCGCCGCGAATGTGCTTGCGGGAGAAGCAGAGATTCCTTGGGAAAAACCGGGGTAA
- a CDS encoding cupin domain-containing protein, which translates to MTQTYGQNLFSGLPAELPQELTDVLLAAPGLRVERIVSRGQASPPGFWYDQPEHEWVLLLQGAARLRIVNADGAERDQELQPGDYLHIPAHQRHRVEWTHPTDNTIWLAVFFSCPLQ; encoded by the coding sequence ATGACACAAACTTACGGGCAGAATTTGTTCTCCGGCTTACCGGCCGAACTACCGCAGGAACTGACCGACGTGTTGCTCGCGGCACCCGGACTGCGGGTCGAGCGAATCGTCTCGCGCGGGCAGGCATCGCCCCCCGGCTTCTGGTACGACCAGCCCGAGCACGAATGGGTGCTCCTCTTGCAAGGGGCTGCCAGATTGCGAATTGTGAATGCAGACGGTGCCGAGCGGGACCAGGAACTGCAGCCCGGCGACTATTTGCACATTCCCGCCCACCAGCGGCACCGCGTCGAATGGACGCATCCCACCGATAATACAATTTGGTTGGCGGTCTTTTTTTCCTGCCCGCTGCAGTGA
- a CDS encoding pyridoxal-phosphate dependent enzyme — MTIWRFADRLEPIAPAARLTLGEGNTPLVRSTRLGPSLGLSNLFFKLEISNPTASYKDRFAAAAISHMVAAGQTRCVATSSGNTGSSLAAYCALAQIECLIAIVEGAPLGKLQQMLAYGAKLFRIRGFGLDPQLTKDAFTTVKELGAQPGSATQVSSYTVSPLGMSGVKSLSYELAEQAEKIDHVFCPAGGGGMALAVARGFADLVQLGKIARSPRVEVVQPAGNDTIATPLRRGDATAREVSCTSRVSGLQVPNVMDGDLVVTECRACGGTGHAVSDEAVWETQARLAREEGIFCEPAGATSVTGLIQAAREGLLDPAATIVCCVTGSGFKDPPSVERMLAGTSCPLISLDEFREVSRAR; from the coding sequence ATGACTATTTGGCGATTTGCTGACCGGCTCGAACCCATTGCACCTGCAGCGCGCCTTACGTTGGGCGAAGGGAACACGCCGCTGGTTCGCTCGACGCGCTTGGGCCCGAGTCTCGGCTTGTCGAATCTGTTCTTTAAGCTCGAAATTTCGAATCCCACCGCTTCGTACAAAGATCGCTTTGCCGCGGCGGCCATTTCGCACATGGTGGCCGCGGGTCAGACGCGCTGCGTGGCCACTTCGAGCGGCAACACGGGTTCGTCATTGGCGGCCTACTGCGCGCTCGCGCAGATTGAATGCCTGATTGCGATTGTCGAAGGTGCCCCCCTTGGCAAGTTGCAGCAAATGCTCGCCTATGGTGCGAAGCTGTTTAGAATTCGGGGCTTTGGTCTCGATCCGCAATTGACGAAAGACGCCTTTACGACGGTGAAAGAACTGGGCGCTCAACCCGGCTCGGCGACTCAGGTCAGTTCGTACACCGTGAGTCCCCTCGGCATGTCGGGCGTCAAATCGCTCAGCTATGAGTTGGCCGAACAGGCGGAGAAGATCGATCACGTCTTTTGCCCCGCCGGTGGTGGCGGCATGGCGCTGGCTGTCGCCCGCGGCTTTGCCGATCTCGTGCAGTTGGGAAAAATCGCTCGGAGTCCGCGCGTCGAAGTCGTTCAGCCCGCAGGTAACGACACAATTGCTACTCCGCTGCGGCGCGGCGATGCGACCGCGCGCGAAGTCAGTTGCACGTCGCGCGTTAGCGGGTTGCAGGTTCCGAACGTGATGGACGGCGACCTGGTTGTCACCGAATGCCGAGCCTGCGGTGGCACTGGTCACGCTGTGAGTGACGAAGCAGTGTGGGAAACGCAAGCGCGACTGGCGCGCGAAGAGGGAATCTTCTGCGAACCAGCAGGTGCCACTTCAGTCACCGGCCTGATTCAGGCGGCTCGCGAAGGGCTGTTGGATCCCGCAGCAACCATTGTCTGTTGCGTTACTGGTTCCGGCTTCAAAGATCCGCCATCGGTCGAGCGGATGCTCGCTGGGACATCATGCCCGCTAATCAGCTTGGATGAGTTTCGCGAAGTCTCCCGCGCTCGCTAA
- a CDS encoding SDR family NAD(P)-dependent oxidoreductase encodes MNLLGRKALVTGAARGIGRGCALELARAGADVAINDRAASAEAESLVAEIQALGRHAALIDGDAFARASCQEIVARAIQALGRIDILVSNPAFSRRGDYLDYDPDLFEKTLQGTLTAGFHMSQFVARHMVQRQQRGKIVFISSVHARIPFARAAAYNAAKAGLNHLAKTLAAELLPQRINVNVIEPGWIDTPGEHATFGSDKIAEAAPSLPWGRLGQPEEIGKAAAFLCSDDADYITGTSLLVDGGLALRAAIPAAEPPRT; translated from the coding sequence ATGAACCTCCTTGGCCGCAAAGCACTTGTCACCGGAGCGGCGCGCGGCATTGGCCGCGGCTGTGCGCTCGAATTGGCTCGCGCCGGCGCCGATGTGGCGATTAACGACCGCGCGGCAAGTGCCGAAGCGGAGTCGCTTGTGGCCGAGATTCAAGCGCTCGGCAGGCACGCGGCGCTGATCGACGGCGATGCCTTCGCTCGCGCGTCTTGCCAGGAGATTGTCGCCCGCGCCATTCAAGCACTGGGGCGGATCGATATTCTCGTCAGCAATCCAGCTTTTTCACGGCGCGGCGATTACCTCGACTACGATCCCGATCTGTTCGAGAAAACGTTGCAAGGGACGCTCACGGCTGGCTTTCACATGAGCCAGTTTGTGGCCCGGCACATGGTCCAGCGGCAGCAGCGCGGCAAGATCGTCTTCATCTCGAGTGTGCATGCGCGCATTCCCTTTGCGCGGGCTGCTGCGTATAACGCGGCGAAAGCGGGGCTGAATCACTTGGCCAAGACCTTGGCCGCCGAGTTACTCCCCCAGCGAATCAACGTGAATGTGATCGAACCGGGCTGGATCGATACGCCCGGCGAGCATGCCACCTTCGGCAGCGATAAGATTGCCGAGGCAGCTCCTTCGTTGCCCTGGGGCCGCTTGGGACAGCCAGAAGAGATTGGCAAAGCGGCTGCGTTTTTATGCTCGGACGATGCCGACTACATTACGGGCACGTCGTTGCTCGTCGATGGCGGGCTGGCCTTGCGGGCTGCGATTCCCGCCGCCGAACCACCCCGAACCTGA
- a CDS encoding phytanoyl-CoA dioxygenase family protein, protein MDYRSCKPAFDRDGYVIVRQFLSADELTELKGELARYIREVVPTLPAANAFYEDKSRPETLKQLQNMELDSYFEQYQQHPRWRLLAETLVDEPATALAPEWFNKPRGTNHVTPPHQDNYYFCLRPPHVVTLWLALDVVDEANGCLRYLPGSHLTGIRPHGRSNVLGFSQGITDYGDEDRAAEVQIHLQPGDVVAHHGNLVHRAEANHSPDRERRAFALVYRGQSCQRDDEAFDRYQAALRTQHQQLGLAN, encoded by the coding sequence GTGGACTATCGCTCGTGCAAACCGGCTTTCGATCGTGATGGCTACGTCATCGTGCGGCAGTTTTTGTCCGCTGACGAGCTAACCGAACTCAAGGGCGAGTTGGCGCGCTACATTCGCGAAGTCGTGCCCACGCTTCCCGCCGCGAATGCCTTTTACGAAGACAAGTCTCGCCCGGAGACTTTGAAGCAACTGCAGAACATGGAACTCGATTCCTACTTTGAGCAGTACCAGCAGCATCCGCGCTGGCGGCTGCTGGCCGAAACACTCGTAGACGAACCAGCGACCGCGCTCGCTCCCGAGTGGTTCAACAAGCCGCGAGGGACGAACCACGTTACGCCGCCGCATCAAGACAACTACTACTTCTGCCTGCGACCGCCGCACGTCGTCACGCTTTGGCTCGCGCTCGATGTGGTCGATGAAGCCAACGGCTGCTTGCGATATCTTCCTGGTTCGCACCTGACCGGTATTCGTCCGCATGGCCGCTCGAACGTGCTGGGGTTTTCGCAGGGAATTACCGACTACGGCGACGAGGACCGCGCGGCCGAAGTGCAGATTCACTTGCAGCCCGGCGATGTGGTAGCGCATCACGGCAATCTGGTTCACCGGGCTGAAGCGAACCACTCACCCGACCGCGAGCGGCGGGCCTTCGCCCTCGTCTATCGTGGCCAGAGTTGCCAGCGCGATGACGAGGCCTTTGACCGCTATCAGGCCGCGCTGCGCACGCAACATCAGCAGTTGGGCTTAGCTAACTAA